CGAATCCCTTCTTTCGTTCGTTCCATGAGTCCCATACTGATCAATTTATTGACATCTCGAACCATGGTCTTTCTGGTTTTTTTAGCATAAGCTGTGGCCATGCGGATACTGATTTCAGGTATCTTAGATAGGCGTATGGGGTCTTCCGTTGATAATGACAGATCTAAGGCTAAACGCCTTTGGCGGATCGCGGTCTCGGACTTTTGATCCCTGAACATTTCATGAACATAATTGCGCCAGACTATATCCCATTGTTGACGACGTATAATATCTAACTGTTCTCTTAGTTGATCGACAAAACCATTCGTGGCGTATTTTACGAAATCCGAGATATTTCCTTTCATTTTTGTGGTTTTATCCAGTTGTCGAAAGTATTCGGTGCGGGTTTGATTATAAAAATTGCTTAATAAATGGGCGGCGGGTGTTGGAACGCCGGCTTCTAATAAAATTTGGAATTCGATTAATCTGGCCGTTCGGCCATTTCCATCCCCGAAGGGATGAATCCAGACAAAATAGATGTGGGCGATAACGGCTTTTAAAATACCGAAGACTATTCGGTTGTTTTCCGGAATTTGAAACTCATTTAGCCATAAACATAGTTTGTGAAGAAGGAATTCACAGTCCTCCGCCGGTGCTGCACGGTATCCGCCGACACCAACAGAATAGTTTCGCACCTCACCAGGAACAATTGATTCTTCTAAAGACAAGCCATTTAAGACGAGTTTGTTATAATTTTTTATTTTATCGACGGTAGTTTCCGCTTTGTTATGAATTAGGATGTCAGTCGTAATCTTGTCACAAGCCGTGATGATATTGTCGATTTCTTTGGCTAAATATTCTTTTGAAGGAGGCAGTTTTAATTTACCCTCAAGATGTTTAATGACTTCAGCTTCTGTCAGGGTGTTACCTTCTATAGCCGTGGTGGCTAAAACACCTTTAGCTAAATACACCATATGGAGTTGTTCGGCCACCTTAGGCCTGAGAGGGACGCCCGAAATATGTTCACATTTTGATTGAGCCTCCCCTAAGGATATCCAGGTTGTAAATTCAATTAATCTTAGGTCAAGTTGAAAAGTCAACCAAGAATGTGTCTTTTCGTATGTCCTCATTGATGTCCCTAAATAAATATGAAATAATTAAATAATTACTTATAGATATAACAATTATTAATTAAATATATCTTATAATATGTCCATATAGATATGATGTCAAGAAATAATTATTCGACCAGGTGGTGACTTCACGCCGAACGCTGAGCACTAAAACGGCTTCCCCTTTTACCTCTGGCCTTTCTACAATGCCTATGCCCCATGCCCGATACTTGTTTCTTTTATTGTTGAAAATTGCATTGCAATGCATTATATTACAAACCAATAAGATTTGGGGGGAAATCATGCAATCACAGATAACCGTCAGGCTCGACGAAGTATTTCATGAACAGATCACCAGCGTCGCTAAAAGACTCCGGCGTAAGCGTTCCGATATCGTCCGGTTGGCTCTTGAAAAATTTATTTCTGAAATCGATGGACTGGATGAATCAAAGCCCTATGACCAAGTAAAAGGTCTGATCGGCTCCGTATCGAGCGGAATTCCCAATCTTGGGGAGGCCCATAGAGAATATCTTGTAAATAAGTTCAAGAAACATGCGTAGCCTGCTTCTCGATACCGGTGCTTTTGTGGCTCTACTTGACAAAAGCGAAAACAACCACCAAAAGTGTGCTGATTTTTTTAAATCTTTCAGGGGCAAAATATTAACCTCAGAACCGGTTCTAACCGAAACCATTTACCTTCTCGGTCCATCCGTAAAAGGGCAAAAGGCGGCCATCGAATTCATTCTGAAAGGCGGGGCAATTCTTGTCCCCCAATCGACAGATAGTCTTTCAAGGTCCTCTGCCCTGATGGAGAAATATCGAGATGTTCCAATGGATTTTGCAGATGCGACCCTGGTCTGCCTTTCTGAAGAGACCGGTATCAGCGAAGTTTTTACTCTCGATATTCGCGGTTTTTCTGCCTACCGTTTCCAGGGAAAAAAGGTTTTTAAAATCCTTCCAGACTTTTGAGATTTGAAGATTAAACAAAATACCTTATTTTTTTAGTTTGGTCTCCGAACTTCGAACTCATTCCTCAGAACTGAAAGTTTCCCATTCTCCGAACCCCCACCGGGGGGAGGCCCTCTGGGCCGAACGCTGAACCCTGAACGCTTTTTTATCTTTTGAGCCTTCTTCCTTGATCTTTTGGGTTCTAAGATTTGGCCTTAACATTGAACTTTGAACATTATTTCTCCTACAGCCCTTACCCCCCATTCCCGAACTCTAAACTTTATTCCCCCTGAACTTTAAACTTTAAATCCTACCTCGCCGAACTCCGAACTCTTCACTCCGAACCATCCCTCCCCCCACCCTTTGAGATTTCAGCTTTGAGCTTTGAGCTTCTTTTCCCCCTTCCCCAAACCCCGAGAGTCCTTTCCTTAACTTATTTTAATTTTTAATCTTTTTGTATTTTTGACCTATCTCCGAACTCCGAACTTTTGTTTCCCTTTCCCCTATGCCTTTTATCCTTCGACTTGGGCTAATTTTTGTCCCCACTAAAAAAGTCTTGATTTTTTCATTGAAACGTACACCAAATAAGGGTACAATGGTTTTAAATGGCCATTAAAAAAGTCATAATTTCCGGGTCAGCCAAAAAAGATTTAAGAAAAGTGCCGATGTTTATTGTAAGAAAGCTGTTGACTTGGGTTGACGCTGTTGAAATAGAAGGACTTGAAGAGGTGCGAAAATGTGGGGGATACCATGATGAGCCTTTATTTGGAAAACGTCGAGGGCAGCATTCAATCCGGTTGAGCAAAAGCTACCGGGCCATATATACTATTCGTAATCAATACCGGGAAGCATTTATAAATATAGAAGAGGTCTCAAAACATGATTACTAAAAAGAAAAGCGAAGCCAAAGCCTTTCTGGAGGATATTTCCGGCGGCCCTTTGACATTTGGGGAAATGATCTGGTCCATTCGACAGGCCGATGAGATATCACAGACGGACATGGCCCGAAGGATGAAAATATCAAGAGCGATGCTTTGCGATATTGAAAAAGGGAGAAGGCCGGTTTCTGTTGAACGGGCGAAAAGATTTGCTGAGGAATTGGGATATTCCGTTACACAATTTGTTGCCGTGGCCGTTGAAGAGCAGTTGCGAAAATCAGGTTTCAACGCCAAGATTCATTTGGAGGCTGCATAGGTAACTACTTTTAATAATGGATAATAATTGACCAAAATTTGTTATTTTTGCTTCCGAACCCCCGAATAACATTTCTTTTGGCAAGAACCTGGGTTGGTTTATAACGATATTTTCCACTACATGTTTTTAAAAAATAGTCTTTGTAGTGGAAAACCGATTGCGTCGCAGGACCGGGCGAGGACCTGCCTGGTCTCCTTGCCGAACCGCTGGATTTCCATAATTCGAAGAAGTCGTTCCTCTTCAAGTACCGGTATAAGCACTGCACATTGCTCAAAATCCTTCCCACGCTTCTCGGCGGTCAGCCGTCTGGAAGCGATAATCAGCTTATGGATGAAGTAGGCTTCGGGGATCGGAATGCGGAGGGAGAAGCCATCGATTTCTAAGGTCTCGGAGAAACCAGTCAGAATGTTGATGAAGGGAAGTGGTAGAGCATTGATATTCCATTCCCGGACGGTCAGGGCGCCGAACTCTCTTCCACCTGGACGATGTACTATAAATTCAACCTCGTAGCCGGCAGCGGTAAATTTCTGCACCCCTTCGCCAGCTATGAAATCGACGAAACCAAGATCGGTGATCAGCCGTTCGAGGTCAGCACGGATCTGTTTTTGCGGGTGAACGAAATGGACGGCGAAGTCGATATCGAACGTGCGCAACAGATAGCGGACGCCATACAATTCTTGATAGATCAGCATGACCCAACTGCCGATGAGTAAGGAGCGGTCGAAGAACCCGACCTCGCTCAGGGTTCGGAGAAGACCACCGATCGGAGGCGGAAAGTCGATGCGCAAGATCTTCATTTCTTAGGCTCTCCCCGCCGGCGCGGCATCAGGAGGAGTTGCTCCAGATATGCAATACGTTTTTTATACGCCTGTATTTCCTTCCGGTACTTGTCGCGGTCGTCGAGCTTTCGCTTCAGATTTGAGAACTCCGCTGCTGAGATATGGCGGTTGACCACCCGGCCATCTTCGCGGACGACAAGATAGTGGTAGGCATACACTTTACCTTTGTACACTTTTTTTCGGACATTGAGCGACCCCTTCGGATAGTTCGCGATCTTCTCCGAGAGGGCAGCCAGAATATCGCGGCAACGCCGGTATTCCTCTTCGAGCAAGCCGCGAACAGCGTTATCTTTTTCCGCTACTTTCATGTATGAATTATAACAATGTAGTGGAAAAATGTAAAGCTGATTTTGGCCAGCAAAACCCTCACCCCTCGGTCGCCTCCCCTGACCTAGTTCATTGCCTCAGCGCTCCTCAAGTCTATCGGAATCCTGGGTTCTATTCTAATCACTTTTAATCATTGAACTTTTATTTTTGAATTTGATCCTGTCCCATGCCTCATGCCCCCCGTCTTTTACTCCAAACTCCGAACTCCCGACCCCGAACTTATTTGTCATAAATTTTTTTTTGTAAGTATTAACCTATAAGTTTTATCTTACATGCTATTATCTCTCCACTTCTCACTCCAAACTTTCTTTTCCTGACCCTTTGAGCTTTCAGCTTTGAGCTACGAGTTTATTTTTTTTCCTATAAAATCTCTTGACATCCCCCTTTTCTCCATTATATACATTCTATTACGCTTTGAGCCATCAGCTTGAAACTCTTTTACCTTTGCGCTTTGAGCTTATTTTCGGACTTTCAGTTTTTTTGTCTGACAGGATTAACAGGATTTGCAAGTTTTTTGCTCATGCTCCAGGGGCCTCTGAGCAATTTCAATCCGCCTTCGGCAAAAAGTAAAACTTCCGTCCGAAGGACGATTTGGGTTGTGCCTTTCTTCCCCATGCTTGTCTGCATATAAGCAAGCAGACAAGCATGGGGAAGAAAGGCACAAGAATCCAGGTAATCCGGTAAATCCTGTCCAATAAAAGTATTCGCTGAACGACGGACGCTTTTTCTTCAAATTTCTTTAAGCTTTTGGCCATCTGCCTTGAATTTTCTGTTCTGGGATTTGGGCCTTAAACCTTGAACTTTGAACATAGAACCTTGAACATCTTTTCCCGTATTACTTTGAGCTTTCA
This Deltaproteobacteria bacterium DNA region includes the following protein-coding sequences:
- a CDS encoding PIN domain-containing protein, yielding MRSLLLDTGAFVALLDKSENNHQKCADFFKSFRGKILTSEPVLTETIYLLGPSVKGQKAAIEFILKGGAILVPQSTDSLSRSSALMEKYRDVPMDFADATLVCLSEETGISEVFTLDIRGFSAYRFQGKKVFKILPDF
- a CDS encoding Fic family protein, encoding MRTYEKTHSWLTFQLDLRLIEFTTWISLGEAQSKCEHISGVPLRPKVAEQLHMVYLAKGVLATTAIEGNTLTEAEVIKHLEGKLKLPPSKEYLAKEIDNIITACDKITTDILIHNKAETTVDKIKNYNKLVLNGLSLEESIVPGEVRNYSVGVGGYRAAPAEDCEFLLHKLCLWLNEFQIPENNRIVFGILKAVIAHIYFVWIHPFGDGNGRTARLIEFQILLEAGVPTPAAHLLSNFYNQTRTEYFRQLDKTTKMKGNISDFVKYATNGFVDQLREQLDIIRRQQWDIVWRNYVHEMFRDQKSETAIRQRRLALDLSLSTEDPIRLSKIPEISIRMATAYAKKTRKTMVRDVNKLISMGLMERTKEGIRAKREIILAFLPARKFIS
- a CDS encoding helix-turn-helix transcriptional regulator — its product is MITKKKSEAKAFLEDISGGPLTFGEMIWSIRQADEISQTDMARRMKISRAMLCDIEKGRRPVSVERAKRFAEELGYSVTQFVAVAVEEQLRKSGFNAKIHLEAA